One genomic window of Niveibacterium sp. SC-1 includes the following:
- a CDS encoding zf-HC2 domain-containing protein: MNAFGRVVHLDAKTHRSVQALLPWYAREALDEAERQRVETHLAACAHCQAELDWERRLQAAHAELPAAAGDVEAGLAALHARLDAGPDRLAAWRARLARWGAAWRTGPPVWRWALAVQAVLIVCLAATLLRPSDAPTYRALGNASHGVVAGDALVMFDADLSEARLRALLQESGARVVDGPTVAGAYVVRLSDPQALARLQGQPGVRMAQALTPPAP; the protein is encoded by the coding sequence GTGAACGCTTTCGGACGCGTCGTGCACCTGGACGCCAAGACCCATCGGTCGGTGCAGGCCCTCTTGCCCTGGTACGCGCGCGAAGCGCTGGACGAGGCCGAGCGGCAACGCGTCGAGACGCATCTGGCCGCTTGTGCGCACTGCCAGGCCGAACTCGACTGGGAACGCCGTCTGCAGGCCGCGCATGCCGAACTGCCCGCCGCGGCGGGCGATGTCGAAGCCGGCCTGGCGGCCCTGCATGCCCGGCTCGATGCGGGTCCGGACCGTCTTGCCGCCTGGCGTGCCCGGCTCGCCCGCTGGGGCGCGGCATGGCGTACCGGGCCGCCCGTCTGGCGCTGGGCACTGGCTGTGCAGGCCGTGCTGATCGTGTGCCTCGCCGCGACCTTGCTGCGCCCGTCGGATGCGCCGACCTACCGTGCGCTGGGCAACGCCTCGCATGGCGTGGTGGCCGGCGATGCACTCGTCATGTTCGACGCGGACCTGAGCGAAGCCCGCTTGCGGGCGCTGCTGCAGGAATCCGGTGCGCGGGTGGTCGACGGCCCCACCGTGGCCGGCGCCTATGTCGTGCGCCTCTCCGATCCCCAGGCGCTGGCACGCCTGCAGGGCCAGCCCGGCGTGCGCATGGCGCAGGCGCTCACGCCCCCGGCGCCATGA
- a CDS encoding zinc-binding alcohol dehydrogenase family protein gives MKAIGFYQNHPVSHPQALTDIELPTPELRDHDLLVEVQAVSVNPVDTKIRRNGDIPEGGARIAGWDAAGIVRATGPLATRFKPGDRVWYAGDITRPGCNSELHAVDERIVGPMPRSLDFAEAASLPLTTITAWELLFDRLQVQAADPTDSNVLLVIGAAGGVGSILTQLARELTGMTVIGTASRPETREWVLAHGAHYVIDHHQPWAPQLAALGIAHVTHVAGLNNSAAYVPQIAAVLRPEGRFALIDDPVGLDIGPFKGKSISIHWELMFTRAMFATDTLARQHALLRRAAELVDQGRLKHTLTRRIDRINAAGLIEAHALVEAGNMIGKVVVANR, from the coding sequence ATGAAAGCCATTGGCTTCTATCAGAACCATCCCGTCAGCCATCCGCAGGCGCTGACGGATATCGAGCTACCGACGCCTGAACTACGCGACCACGACCTGCTGGTGGAAGTGCAAGCGGTGTCGGTCAACCCGGTCGATACCAAGATCCGGCGGAATGGAGATATTCCCGAAGGTGGCGCGCGCATCGCGGGCTGGGACGCCGCGGGAATCGTCCGCGCCACCGGCCCGCTGGCCACGCGTTTCAAGCCGGGTGACCGCGTCTGGTACGCCGGTGATATCACGCGGCCCGGCTGCAACAGCGAACTGCACGCCGTGGACGAACGCATCGTCGGACCCATGCCGAGATCGCTGGACTTCGCGGAGGCGGCATCCTTGCCGCTGACGACGATCACCGCGTGGGAGCTGCTGTTCGACCGCCTGCAGGTCCAGGCTGCGGACCCGACCGACAGCAACGTCCTGCTCGTCATCGGAGCGGCGGGTGGCGTCGGTTCGATCCTCACCCAGCTGGCGCGCGAGCTGACCGGCATGACCGTCATCGGCACGGCCTCGCGACCGGAGACCCGCGAGTGGGTGCTGGCACACGGTGCGCATTACGTTATCGATCACCATCAGCCCTGGGCACCCCAGTTGGCCGCGCTCGGCATAGCGCATGTCACCCACGTCGCCGGACTGAACAACAGCGCCGCTTATGTGCCGCAAATCGCCGCCGTGCTGCGCCCGGAAGGCCGGTTCGCGCTCATCGACGACCCGGTGGGTCTGGATATCGGACCGTTCAAGGGGAAATCCATCTCGATTCACTGGGAGCTGATGTTCACCCGGGCGATGTTCGCGACCGACACGCTCGCGCGACAACACGCCTTGTTGCGCCGCGCGGCGGAGCTGGTTGATCAGGGCCGCCTCAAGCACACCCTGACGCGACGCATCGACCGCATCAATGCCGCAGGTCTCATCGAGGCGCATGCGCTGGTCGAGGCCGGCAACATGATCGGCAAAGTCGTCGTCGCCAATCGCTGA
- a CDS encoding heme-binding protein, with translation MTSQTISTTTISLEAAQALLAAARRACATRGFAATVAITDAGGHLRAFERSDSVPFLTVDVAIDKAWTAASFGMATHQWNQYMAEPAVAPLAHHPRLTPVGGGVPIFHEGCLVGGIGVSGGTSVQDHEAAEEALRHAGFMQ, from the coding sequence ATGACATCGCAAACCATCAGTACGACTACGATCAGCCTGGAAGCCGCGCAAGCCCTGTTGGCCGCAGCACGGCGCGCGTGCGCCACGCGCGGGTTCGCCGCGACCGTCGCGATTACCGATGCGGGCGGTCACCTGCGCGCCTTCGAGCGCTCGGATTCCGTCCCGTTCCTGACTGTTGACGTCGCCATCGACAAGGCATGGACCGCCGCGTCTTTCGGCATGGCCACGCACCAATGGAATCAGTACATGGCCGAGCCCGCCGTCGCCCCTCTGGCGCACCATCCGCGGCTGACGCCGGTCGGCGGTGGCGTACCGATCTTCCATGAAGGGTGCCTGGTGGGTGGCATCGGCGTTTCTGGCGGAACATCGGTTCAAGACCATGAGGCCGCAGAGGAGGCGTTGCGACACGCCGGGTTCATGCAGTAA
- a CDS encoding tetratricopeptide repeat protein yields MNKHGVWILAAALAALPLPGWSAGGGGGGGGGGGGGGGGGTQQSARDPDYVAGESAVKKEDWPEAVTRMQAVIAHDPKNADAWNYLGFAQRHLGNMDASFKAYETALQINPEHRGAHEYVGEAYLKVGRLDKAEEHLKALDKLCFLPCEEYSDLKEDIAEYKRDHAVGK; encoded by the coding sequence ATGAACAAGCACGGAGTCTGGATCCTCGCGGCCGCACTCGCCGCCCTGCCCCTGCCCGGATGGAGCGCGGGCGGAGGTGGCGGTGGCGGCGGAGGAGGTGGGGGCGGCGGTGGGGGCGGCACCCAGCAGTCGGCGCGGGATCCGGACTACGTCGCGGGTGAGAGCGCGGTGAAGAAGGAAGATTGGCCCGAGGCCGTCACCCGCATGCAGGCGGTGATCGCGCACGACCCGAAGAACGCCGACGCCTGGAACTACCTCGGCTTCGCCCAGCGCCACCTGGGCAACATGGACGCGTCCTTCAAGGCCTACGAGACCGCGCTGCAGATCAACCCCGAGCATCGCGGCGCGCATGAGTACGTGGGCGAGGCCTATCTCAAGGTCGGGCGCCTGGACAAGGCCGAAGAGCATCTCAAGGCCCTGGACAAGCTGTGCTTCCTCCCCTGCGAGGAGTACTCCGATCTCAAGGAGGACATCGCCGAATACAAGCGCGACCACGCGGTCGGCAAGTGA
- a CDS encoding LysR family transcriptional regulator, with protein MAFMHVVSKGVRDHASFRRFADKPRGCQNTFREFKKMIRLDDIRIFVHTADYGSFSEAARQLNIAPAHASASVQRLEKALDTRLFTRSTRSMQLSEAGERYLPHARAMMGALAQGEQALANGRGALSGPLRLSAPSDFGRNLLLPWLDEFQHRHPGLSLHVKMSDRPADLVRQPLDAVVRYGALPDSSLLAMKLADNNRRALCAAPSYLERHGAPSKLEDLRRHNCLRYVWSEQVHERWRFTPPGGERVVAVTGNRISDDADAVRRWAIAGEGLVYKSRLDLIDDLKAGRLVELFPAAYCEPAPLHLICAHRAQLTPTINELLVFLRERCAALLASHPLGDARSA; from the coding sequence ATGGCTTTCATGCACGTGGTCTCCAAGGGGGTACGAGATCATGCTAGCTTTCGTCGATTTGCTGATAAACCACGCGGCTGCCAAAACACTTTCCGTGAATTCAAGAAAATGATTCGGCTCGACGACATTCGCATCTTCGTGCACACGGCGGACTACGGCAGCTTCTCCGAGGCGGCGCGCCAGCTGAATATCGCCCCCGCACATGCGAGTGCGTCAGTACAGCGGCTCGAGAAGGCCTTGGATACACGCCTGTTCACGCGGTCCACGCGAAGCATGCAACTGTCGGAGGCCGGGGAGCGTTACCTGCCACATGCGCGGGCAATGATGGGTGCGCTGGCGCAGGGCGAGCAGGCGCTGGCAAACGGTCGCGGTGCGCTGTCTGGCCCGCTGCGGTTGTCCGCGCCGTCTGACTTTGGCCGCAACCTGCTCTTGCCGTGGCTGGACGAGTTTCAGCACCGACACCCCGGTTTGTCCTTGCACGTGAAAATGAGCGACCGCCCGGCTGACCTCGTCCGCCAGCCACTGGATGCAGTCGTGCGGTACGGGGCGCTGCCCGATTCGTCCCTGCTGGCCATGAAGCTCGCCGACAACAACCGACGCGCCTTGTGTGCCGCGCCGTCCTACCTCGAACGTCACGGCGCGCCATCGAAGCTTGAGGACCTGCGGCGACACAACTGCCTCCGGTATGTCTGGAGCGAGCAGGTTCATGAACGCTGGCGCTTTACCCCGCCTGGCGGCGAGCGCGTCGTGGCAGTCACGGGCAATCGAATCAGCGACGATGCCGATGCCGTTCGCCGTTGGGCGATAGCCGGGGAGGGTCTTGTCTACAAGTCGCGCCTGGACCTTATCGACGACCTGAAGGCTGGCCGCCTGGTGGAGCTATTTCCCGCGGCGTATTGCGAGCCTGCGCCGCTGCACCTGATCTGCGCTCACCGTGCGCAGCTGACGCCGACGATCAACGAGTTGCTCGTCTTCCTGCGCGAGCGCTGCGCTGCATTGCTAGCCAGCCACCCGTTGGGCGACGCCCGATCTGCGTAA
- a CDS encoding TorF family putative porin, with protein sequence MAGPLVGLLVGLFPGVRGALAQTPEEDVAGSPWQWATSIAVDSDYRFRGVSLSNDSPSLHLALSVDHISGWYGGAALSSTKLDADGQGPQWLAYLGHTQPLSDGLAWEVGGTASHFGTNAHYDYAELYAGLATPRWSLRAYWSPDYFGRDWSSLYAECNANLPLRDTLRAFAHAGVLMALTAGETGKPPARADFSLGLSLTVEALQWQLAWVGSSRAGPYYDTRRNTAVLSVSAYF encoded by the coding sequence GTGGCCGGCCCACTGGTCGGCCTGTTGGTCGGACTGTTTCCCGGAGTCCGCGGCGCTTTGGCGCAGACGCCGGAGGAAGACGTGGCGGGTTCGCCCTGGCAGTGGGCCACCAGCATCGCGGTGGACTCCGACTACCGTTTCCGCGGCGTCTCGCTCAGCAACGATTCTCCCAGCCTGCATCTGGCGCTCTCCGTCGACCACATCAGCGGCTGGTACGGCGGCGCCGCGCTGAGCAGCACCAAGCTGGACGCAGACGGGCAAGGGCCGCAGTGGCTGGCCTACCTTGGTCACACGCAGCCCCTGTCAGACGGTCTCGCCTGGGAAGTGGGCGGCACCGCCTCGCATTTCGGCACGAACGCGCACTACGACTACGCCGAACTCTATGCGGGCCTCGCGACGCCGCGCTGGAGCCTGCGCGCCTACTGGTCGCCCGACTACTTCGGGCGCGACTGGTCCTCGCTCTATGCCGAATGCAATGCCAACCTGCCCCTGCGCGACACCCTGCGCGCCTTCGCGCACGCCGGGGTGCTGATGGCCTTGACGGCAGGCGAGACGGGCAAGCCGCCCGCGCGCGCGGATTTCAGCCTCGGACTGAGCCTGACCGTCGAAGCGCTGCAATGGCAGCTCGCCTGGGTGGGGAGCAGCCGCGCCGGGCCCTACTACGACACGCGGCGCAATACGGCCGTGCTGAGCGTCAGCGCCTATTTCTGA
- a CDS encoding sensor domain-containing diguanylate cyclase, protein MNELLRYAVLDTAPEPNFDRITSMAATIFDQPICTMAFADSDRHWFKSRHGVQATEMPRKLSFCDFTIKGNDVFVVRDALADSRFVGAPVVEGEPHVRFYAGAPLIVSSGAHVGTLCVLDTQPRDFSAKQEQVLMDLARITVELLEARWRQIRLAEDSPKIAHMARHDPLTQLANRRLFSDQMLDAVSQFHGEQEVAVLYIDLDRFKPVNDRLGHHVGDLLLQQVAERLRANTRSADEIARIGGDEFAVIQTGAGAQQHAADLAKRLIAALSVPYLLEGQSIVIGASVGIALMSDDPASPQQLFQRADKALYRAKSLGGNTYCFFDNSCGALG, encoded by the coding sequence TTGAACGAACTACTCAGATACGCAGTCCTCGATACGGCTCCGGAGCCCAACTTCGACCGGATCACCTCGATGGCCGCGACCATCTTCGATCAACCGATCTGCACGATGGCATTCGCCGACTCCGATCGGCACTGGTTCAAATCGCGCCACGGGGTGCAGGCCACCGAAATGCCGCGAAAGCTGTCGTTCTGCGACTTCACCATCAAGGGCAACGACGTCTTTGTGGTTCGCGACGCCCTGGCGGACTCCCGCTTCGTTGGCGCGCCTGTCGTTGAAGGCGAACCCCATGTCCGCTTCTATGCCGGCGCGCCCCTGATCGTGTCCAGCGGCGCCCACGTCGGAACACTATGCGTTCTCGACACGCAGCCACGGGACTTCAGTGCAAAGCAAGAGCAGGTGCTGATGGATCTCGCGCGCATAACCGTGGAATTGCTCGAGGCTCGGTGGCGACAGATCAGGCTGGCGGAGGATTCGCCCAAGATCGCCCACATGGCCCGCCACGACCCGCTCACACAGCTTGCCAACCGACGGCTCTTCAGCGACCAGATGCTCGATGCGGTGTCGCAGTTCCACGGCGAACAGGAGGTGGCCGTCCTCTACATTGACCTGGACCGCTTCAAGCCGGTCAACGATCGCCTCGGGCACCATGTCGGAGACCTGTTGCTGCAGCAAGTTGCAGAACGCCTGCGCGCCAATACCCGTTCAGCCGACGAGATCGCTCGCATCGGCGGTGACGAGTTCGCAGTGATCCAGACCGGCGCGGGGGCACAGCAACACGCGGCCGACCTGGCCAAGCGCCTGATTGCTGCCCTGAGCGTGCCCTATCTCCTGGAGGGGCAATCGATCGTGATCGGCGCGAGCGTCGGCATTGCCCTCATGAGCGATGACCCGGCGTCGCCTCAGCAGCTGTTCCAGCGGGCCGACAAGGCGCTCTATCGCGCCAAGTCCCTGGGCGGCAACACGTACTGTTTCTTCGACAATAGCTGCGGGGCATTGGGCTAG
- a CDS encoding diguanylate cyclase — protein sequence MRLRTQFLALLAVAIALAGIAIVVLISAARQEDAAEADQSRAQETAHEVSGLLILTQEYARFSEPRAAIQWRARIRKVTVTLEEATETARPVAVTHELIAIARALPATFEHLESIAERRDDFSMRRRDLLLDQVLTSTQAMSDQAYQWYGDASKRRIAATRRFQAMAFLTAGCLLVLLVFAAVVTRQRIIVPLQRLEEAAVALGQGDMSVRLASPSVDEFGRLSRQFDRMADALGANEARLKRSEQQLRAIADNLPVLISHIDQEEKVLFANATYRYWLGVDPQAIAGRSIREVADEALFAPRAAQMARALGGERVSFEAELTVGGNTRYTHSVYVPDTNEAGEVVGVYAMTSDITEQKRVEMQLQNLIRIDTLTGLPNRMCFNERMQEALLRARRNAAAMAVLYLDIDHFKSINDSLGHAAGDEVLRQFATRLQACVRRTDMVARIAGDEFVAILEGPGSPAEATAVAEKIVQRVREPLQLPTGPLAISTSVGVAYALPRRVEVDAERDAEALLEAADRALYLAKGAGRDGYRAVELG from the coding sequence ATGCGCCTGCGCACACAGTTCCTCGCCCTGCTGGCCGTGGCGATCGCGCTCGCCGGCATCGCGATCGTGGTCCTGATCAGTGCCGCGCGCCAGGAGGATGCGGCGGAGGCCGACCAGTCGCGTGCCCAGGAGACCGCCCACGAAGTCTCCGGCCTGCTCATCCTCACTCAGGAATACGCGCGCTTCTCCGAGCCACGCGCCGCGATCCAGTGGCGCGCCCGCATCCGCAAGGTGACCGTGACCCTGGAGGAGGCCACCGAGACGGCCAGGCCGGTGGCGGTGACGCATGAGTTGATCGCGATCGCCCGCGCCCTGCCCGCGACCTTCGAGCATCTCGAGAGCATCGCCGAGCGTCGTGACGACTTCAGCATGCGCAGGCGCGACCTGCTGCTCGACCAGGTGCTCACCAGCACCCAGGCCATGAGTGATCAGGCCTACCAGTGGTACGGCGACGCGTCGAAGCGGCGGATCGCGGCCACCCGCCGTTTCCAGGCCATGGCCTTCCTCACGGCGGGTTGTCTGCTGGTCCTGCTGGTCTTCGCCGCGGTGGTGACGCGCCAGCGCATCATCGTGCCACTGCAGCGCCTGGAGGAAGCCGCCGTCGCGCTCGGCCAGGGCGACATGTCGGTGCGGCTGGCCAGTCCCTCGGTCGACGAGTTCGGTCGGCTCTCCCGCCAGTTCGACCGCATGGCCGACGCCCTTGGCGCCAACGAGGCGCGCCTCAAGCGCTCCGAGCAACAGCTGCGCGCGATCGCCGACAACCTGCCGGTGCTGATCTCGCATATCGACCAGGAAGAGAAGGTGCTGTTCGCCAACGCCACCTACCGCTACTGGCTCGGCGTCGATCCCCAGGCGATTGCCGGTCGCTCGATCCGCGAGGTCGCCGACGAGGCGCTTTTCGCCCCGCGCGCGGCACAGATGGCGCGTGCCCTGGGCGGCGAACGGGTGAGTTTCGAAGCCGAGCTTACGGTGGGCGGCAATACCCGCTACACGCACAGCGTCTACGTGCCCGACACCAACGAAGCCGGCGAGGTAGTCGGGGTGTATGCGATGACCTCGGACATCACCGAGCAGAAGCGGGTCGAGATGCAGTTGCAGAACCTGATCCGCATCGACACGCTGACTGGCCTGCCCAACCGCATGTGCTTCAACGAGCGCATGCAGGAGGCGCTGCTGCGCGCCCGCCGCAACGCGGCCGCGATGGCGGTGCTGTACCTGGACATCGACCATTTCAAGTCGATCAACGACAGCCTCGGGCATGCGGCCGGCGACGAGGTGCTCAGGCAGTTCGCCACCCGCCTGCAAGCCTGCGTGCGTCGCACCGACATGGTGGCGCGGATCGCGGGCGACGAGTTCGTCGCGATCCTCGAAGGCCCCGGTTCGCCCGCCGAGGCGACGGCGGTGGCCGAGAAGATCGTGCAGCGCGTACGCGAGCCACTGCAGTTGCCGACGGGTCCGCTCGCCATCAGTACCAGCGTGGGCGTGGCCTACGCCCTGCCGCGCAGGGTGGAGGTGGATGCGGAGCGCGATGCCGAAGCCCTGCTCGAAGCCGCCGACCGTGCCCTCTACCTCGCCAAGGGCGCGGGGCGCGACGGCTACCGCGCGGTCGAACTGGGCTGA
- a CDS encoding S8 family serine peptidase — MSTRGLSRLLLALACMWAAVLASAQEPAPAAETAEEEALQVLVLLRMPPEHFRADANYAGSYADGLGRNARRRIARQIAQEHGLRLVSDWPMPALRLDCYVMAAASPAEAEKVVQALSRDNRVDWVQGTQFYRGRQAKAADPLYAAQPTAQAWRLADLHQLATGRDVRVAVVDSGTDWRHPDLAGQVVAHENFVGDRSDAPPAEIHGTAVAGLLAAREGNGMGIVGVAPRARVMALRACRQESEAVTLCSSLGLAKAIYYAITNEASIINLSLAGPPDRLLERLIDAALARGVTIVAAYDRALHQGGFPASHAGVIAVAGDDGPPPGAGVLRAPARDLPTTGPGGRWLLVSGASYAAAQVSGFFALLRELDAAGGTAPAKLLVRAADGGIDTCATLMRLQPLSCACQCAEGRPAPLVNR, encoded by the coding sequence ATGAGTACGCGCGGGCTGTCCCGCCTACTGCTGGCGCTGGCGTGCATGTGGGCCGCCGTGCTGGCGTCCGCGCAGGAGCCTGCGCCGGCCGCGGAAACCGCCGAGGAGGAAGCGCTGCAGGTTCTGGTGCTCCTGCGCATGCCGCCCGAGCACTTCCGCGCCGATGCCAACTACGCCGGCAGCTATGCCGATGGCCTGGGCCGCAATGCGCGCCGGCGCATCGCGCGCCAGATTGCGCAGGAGCATGGCCTGCGCCTGGTGAGCGACTGGCCGATGCCGGCCCTGCGGCTGGATTGCTACGTGATGGCCGCCGCCTCGCCGGCCGAGGCCGAGAAGGTGGTGCAGGCGCTCTCCCGCGACAACCGGGTCGACTGGGTGCAGGGCACGCAGTTCTACCGCGGCCGCCAGGCCAAGGCCGCCGATCCCCTCTACGCGGCGCAGCCCACCGCCCAGGCCTGGCGGCTGGCGGACCTGCATCAGCTCGCGACCGGGCGCGATGTGCGTGTGGCCGTGGTGGACAGCGGAACCGACTGGCGACATCCGGACCTGGCGGGGCAGGTGGTCGCGCACGAGAACTTCGTCGGCGACCGCAGCGACGCGCCGCCGGCCGAGATCCACGGCACCGCGGTGGCCGGCCTGCTGGCCGCGCGCGAAGGCAATGGCATGGGCATCGTCGGCGTGGCGCCGCGCGCGCGCGTGATGGCCCTGCGCGCCTGCCGGCAGGAAAGCGAGGCGGTGACCCTGTGCTCCTCGCTCGGCCTCGCCAAGGCGATCTACTACGCCATCACCAACGAGGCCAGCATCATCAACCTGAGTCTCGCCGGTCCGCCGGATCGCCTGCTCGAACGCCTGATCGACGCGGCGCTGGCGCGCGGCGTCACGATCGTCGCCGCTTACGACCGCGCCCTGCATCAGGGCGGCTTTCCGGCCTCGCATGCCGGCGTGATCGCGGTGGCGGGTGACGACGGGCCGCCGCCGGGCGCGGGCGTCCTGCGTGCGCCGGCGCGGGATCTCCCGACCACCGGACCGGGCGGGCGCTGGTTGCTGGTCTCGGGGGCGTCGTACGCCGCGGCGCAGGTGAGTGGCTTCTTCGCCCTGCTGCGCGAACTGGACGCCGCGGGCGGGACCGCGCCGGCGAAGCTCCTGGTGCGGGCCGCCGACGGTGGCATCGACACCTGCGCGACCCTGATGCGGCTGCAGCCCCTGTCCTGCGCATGCCAGTGCGCCGAGGGGCGACCGGCTCCCCTGGTGAATCGCTGA
- a CDS encoding TIGR03118 family protein, translating into MGFLDAWRGRIRPGVLGVAAAAALLAACGGGDGGSTYNGGGMGGGGGGGTGGSGMDYALRNIVSDTPGGAYAGTHTDTHLVNPWGIAFNPQGFVWVSNAGTSTSTLYDGEGNPQSLVVSIPPGASGDSEPAGIVFSGGTDFVVTQNGLSGPSRFIFASGAGTLSGWAPGANMANAIKVYDGGATGQSFKGLALAAGRLYAADFGKGTVDVFDGSFAPTTVAGGFADPTLPAAYAPFGIQAVGSEIFVAYAQRGPTGDETKGVGLGALTVFDTNGNLLRRLVSPGGALNAPWGIAMAPGNFGRFSNALLVGNFGDGHINAFNPNTGALLGSLSTTSGVPLAVDGLWGIAFGNGLNSQPTNTLFFAGGPADETHGVYGRIDVN; encoded by the coding sequence ATGGGATTTCTGGATGCATGGCGCGGGCGGATCCGCCCGGGCGTTCTTGGCGTGGCGGCGGCGGCCGCCCTGCTCGCGGCCTGCGGAGGCGGCGACGGCGGCTCGACCTACAACGGCGGCGGCATGGGTGGAGGTGGGGGCGGCGGGACGGGAGGTAGCGGCATGGACTACGCCTTGCGCAACATCGTCTCCGACACGCCGGGCGGTGCCTACGCCGGCACCCACACCGATACGCATCTGGTGAACCCCTGGGGCATCGCCTTCAACCCGCAGGGCTTCGTCTGGGTTTCCAATGCCGGGACGTCCACCTCCACGCTTTATGACGGCGAGGGCAACCCGCAAAGCCTGGTTGTCAGCATTCCGCCCGGGGCCAGCGGCGACTCGGAGCCGGCCGGCATCGTGTTCAGCGGTGGCACGGACTTCGTGGTGACGCAGAACGGCTTGAGCGGGCCCAGCCGCTTCATCTTCGCGAGTGGGGCGGGCACGCTTTCGGGCTGGGCACCCGGGGCGAACATGGCGAACGCCATCAAGGTGTATGACGGCGGCGCCACGGGCCAGTCCTTCAAAGGCCTGGCGCTGGCCGCGGGCCGCCTGTACGCCGCCGACTTCGGCAAGGGTACGGTGGACGTCTTCGACGGCAGCTTCGCCCCGACCACGGTGGCCGGCGGCTTCGCCGACCCCACCCTGCCTGCGGCCTACGCGCCCTTTGGCATCCAGGCGGTGGGCAGCGAGATCTTCGTGGCCTACGCTCAAAGAGGGCCGACGGGCGACGAGACCAAAGGCGTCGGGCTGGGTGCGCTGACCGTGTTTGATACCAACGGCAACCTGCTGCGCCGGCTCGTGTCGCCGGGGGGCGCGCTGAACGCGCCCTGGGGGATTGCGATGGCACCGGGCAACTTCGGGCGCTTCTCCAACGCGCTGCTGGTGGGCAATTTCGGCGACGGTCATATCAACGCCTTCAACCCGAATACCGGCGCGCTGCTCGGCAGCCTGTCGACGACCTCGGGCGTGCCCCTGGCGGTCGACGGCCTGTGGGGCATCGCCTTCGGCAACGGGCTCAACAGCCAGCCCACCAACACCCTGTTCTTTGCCGGCGGACCCGCCGACGAAACCCACGGGGTCTATGGCCGTATCGATGTGAACTGA
- a CDS encoding sigma-70 family RNA polymerase sigma factor translates to MLRRQDRQSGQGEWAAAGVDAADAQLLARVAGGERPAFDALYRRYHPRLTRFLDRMTRRSGLVEEVLNDTMVVVWHQAARYNGGSKVSTWIFAIAYRKALKALRRFDEPPAQDDAIPEQVDTGPGPEQLLGRAEALAALGQALAGLSAEHRAVVELTYFHDMAYREIAEIVDCPVDTVKTRMFHARRRLKLLLSGALEDWL, encoded by the coding sequence ATGTTGCGCAGACAGGACAGACAGAGCGGGCAGGGCGAATGGGCGGCAGCCGGCGTGGACGCGGCCGACGCGCAGTTGCTCGCGCGCGTCGCGGGCGGCGAGCGCCCGGCCTTCGATGCGCTGTACCGGCGCTATCACCCGCGCCTGACCCGCTTCCTCGATCGCATGACCCGCCGCAGCGGGCTGGTCGAGGAGGTCCTCAACGACACCATGGTGGTGGTCTGGCACCAGGCCGCGCGCTACAACGGCGGCAGCAAGGTGTCGACCTGGATCTTTGCCATCGCCTACCGCAAGGCGCTCAAGGCGCTGCGCCGCTTCGACGAACCGCCGGCGCAGGACGACGCGATCCCCGAACAGGTGGACACCGGGCCGGGCCCCGAGCAACTGCTCGGCCGTGCCGAGGCGCTCGCCGCGCTGGGCCAGGCCCTGGCCGGACTCTCGGCCGAACACCGCGCGGTGGTCGAGCTGACCTACTTCCACGACATGGCTTACCGCGAGATCGCCGAGATCGTCGACTGCCCGGTCGACACGGTGAAGACCCGCATGTTTCACGCCCGCCGGCGGCTCAAGCTGCTGCTCTCGGGTGCGCTGGAGGACTGGCTGTGA